In a single window of the Syntrophus gentianae genome:
- a CDS encoding ExeA family protein produces the protein MYESFYGLKENPFNLTPDPSYLFMSKVHEDAYTHLEYAIVESKGFVVITGEIGSGKTTLINLLLNKIKQNIQVGVINQTLVSPTQFLKMVCQEFELPTDSRDKAELLDLIHSFLLKQFARKKRVTLIIDEAQNLPDNTVEEIRMLSNLESEKHHLIQMILVGQPELKYKLQQKRLEQFVQRVTVYCHLSGLDRDETAHYIRHRLSIAGSENPELFTEEAIDAIHRYARGIPRLINILCDAALVYGYADELRAIDKIVIEDVIAERKIGGIFPEQDAEREADLPLMPEYGQIRTSGMEQQFTSIESRLQLLESLVADINTRLGVLFDRKEQQDERVLQLLKMLKESNESRVALMAEIAALKGQPSN, from the coding sequence ATGTACGAATCATTCTATGGCCTGAAGGAAAATCCCTTTAACCTGACTCCGGACCCCTCCTATCTGTTCATGAGCAAAGTCCACGAAGACGCTTATACCCACCTGGAATACGCTATTGTGGAAAGCAAAGGATTCGTCGTCATTACGGGAGAAATCGGCTCCGGGAAAACGACCTTGATCAACCTTCTGCTGAACAAGATCAAACAGAACATCCAGGTGGGCGTGATCAACCAGACCCTGGTTTCACCGACCCAGTTCCTCAAGATGGTCTGCCAGGAATTCGAGCTGCCTACCGACTCCCGGGATAAGGCAGAACTTCTCGATCTCATTCACTCATTTCTTCTGAAGCAGTTCGCTCGCAAAAAGAGGGTAACCCTGATTATCGATGAAGCCCAGAATCTTCCGGACAACACCGTGGAAGAGATCCGCATGCTCTCGAATCTGGAATCGGAAAAGCACCATCTGATTCAGATGATCCTCGTCGGCCAGCCGGAGTTGAAATACAAACTGCAGCAGAAAAGGCTGGAACAGTTCGTTCAGCGCGTTACGGTATACTGCCATTTGAGCGGCCTCGACCGCGATGAAACAGCCCATTACATCCGCCACCGCCTCTCCATTGCCGGGTCGGAAAATCCGGAACTCTTTACGGAAGAGGCCATCGACGCCATCCATCGTTACGCCCGGGGAATTCCCCGGCTCATCAACATCCTGTGCGACGCCGCTCTGGTCTACGGATATGCCGACGAACTCCGCGCCATCGATAAAATTGTCATTGAAGACGTGATTGCGGAACGGAAAATCGGCGGCATCTTCCCGGAGCAGGACGCGGAACGAGAGGCCGATCTGCCCCTAATGCCCGAGTATGGGCAAATACGAACATCAGGAATGGAGCAGCAGTTTACGTCCATCGAAAGCCGGCTCCAACTGCTCGAAAGCCTCGTAGCGGACATCAATACCCGCCTGGGCGTCCTTTTCGACCGGAAAGAGCAGCAGGATGAAAGGGTCCTTCAGCTGCTGAAAATGCTCAAAGAGAGCAATGAAAGCAGAGTGGCGCTGATGGCAGAGATTGCCGCGCTCAAAGGTCAACCATCGAACTGA
- a CDS encoding mannose-1-phosphate guanylyltransferase/mannose-6-phosphate isomerase: MVPTILCGGAGSRLWPLSRDKYPKQLITLVGKETLLQATIRRLDGFACTEVELVQNPIVVCNEDNRFLVAEQIKETGSNGTSIILEPCGRNTAPALTVAALSATESGGNLLLLVMPADHVVEDKEAFHRAIERGIAPALSGAIVTFGIIPVRPETGYGYIQADHQTPLADSVFPILRFVEKPDSTTAEAYLATGDYCWNSGMFLLRAETWLRAMEQLQPVMLAFCRTAFERGYRDSDFLRLDSETFSACPTDSIDYAIMEKISVLSDSAIRCIMVTLDAGWSDVGAWDAVWQIGEKDDQGNAASGDVLLEDSQNSLIFATSRLVSCVGIDRMVIVETPDAVLIANKDKVQNVKKIVGALRTKSRQEGTSHRKVLRPWGWYDSLDQGEGFQVKRILVNPGAILSLQMHHHRSEHWIVVRGVARITLGEETILLTENQSTFIPVMEKHRVENPGQVPLEIIEIQSGMYLGEDDIIRLEDRYGRK; this comes from the coding sequence TTGGTTCCCACAATCCTTTGTGGCGGAGCGGGCAGCCGTCTCTGGCCTCTGTCTCGGGATAAATACCCCAAACAGCTGATTACGCTAGTGGGAAAGGAAACACTGTTGCAGGCAACGATCCGTCGACTGGATGGTTTTGCCTGCACGGAGGTAGAGCTTGTCCAAAACCCTATCGTGGTTTGCAATGAAGACAACCGTTTCCTTGTAGCGGAACAGATCAAGGAAACAGGTAGTAACGGGACATCTATAATCCTTGAACCTTGCGGGCGCAACACTGCTCCGGCTCTGACGGTTGCCGCACTTAGTGCCACAGAGAGCGGAGGAAACCTGCTCTTGCTAGTCATGCCCGCAGATCATGTTGTCGAGGATAAGGAAGCCTTTCACCGAGCCATCGAGCGAGGCATCGCCCCTGCCCTATCCGGTGCGATTGTGACTTTTGGTATCATTCCAGTCCGTCCGGAAACCGGCTATGGATACATTCAGGCGGATCACCAAACACCTCTTGCCGATTCTGTTTTTCCGATTCTCCGTTTTGTAGAAAAACCGGATTCGACAACAGCCGAAGCTTATCTTGCCACTGGCGACTATTGCTGGAACAGCGGTATGTTCCTCTTGCGGGCTGAGACATGGCTTCGAGCGATGGAACAGCTTCAGCCGGTTATGCTGGCCTTTTGTCGCACCGCCTTTGAACGGGGATACCGCGACTCGGATTTTCTCCGTCTGGACAGCGAGACTTTTTCCGCCTGTCCCACAGATTCCATTGATTACGCCATCATGGAAAAGATCAGTGTCTTATCAGATTCGGCGATCCGATGCATCATGGTCACTCTGGATGCGGGGTGGTCCGATGTCGGCGCCTGGGACGCTGTCTGGCAAATCGGAGAGAAGGATGACCAAGGCAATGCAGCTTCCGGGGACGTTCTCCTCGAAGATTCACAAAACTCCCTCATCTTTGCCACATCCCGCCTGGTCTCCTGTGTGGGCATCGACCGGATGGTCATCGTTGAAACCCCTGATGCTGTCCTTATTGCGAATAAGGATAAAGTCCAGAACGTTAAAAAGATTGTTGGCGCCCTGAGAACGAAGAGTCGCCAGGAAGGAACCTCCCATCGAAAGGTTTTACGCCCCTGGGGCTGGTATGATTCCCTGGATCAGGGCGAGGGCTTCCAGGTAAAACGTATTTTAGTAAACCCTGGGGCAATTCTCAGCCTGCAAATGCACCATCATCGCTCGGAACACTGGATCGTTGTACGAGGCGTTGCCAGAATCACCTTGGGCGAAGAGACGATTCTGCTCACGGAAAATCAATCGACCTTTATCCCGGTAATGGAAAAGCACCGTGTCGAAAACCCCGGACAGGTTCCTCTGGAAATCATTGAGATCCAGTCAGGGATGTATCTGGGAGAAGACGACATCATCCGCCTGGAAGACCGATACGGTCGGAAGTAG
- a CDS encoding polysaccharide biosynthesis tyrosine autokinase has protein sequence MSKIQKALEKAKETRDDIFDNLMFVSKTSKDFEESLTQHRKDKREGTLAPVYLQTRKLPADFQHLKQNHIIPDCKGSAAANRVKILRTKILNRMAKEGKNTLLITSANAGEGKTLTAINLAISISQEIDRTALLVDADLRKPSIHNFFGFEISEGLSDYLKKDMPLSDLLVSPGIEKLVILPGGKALTNSSELLGSPRMESLVKELKERYSDLFIIFDSCSLLEYADPLVLSRFIDGILIVVEAEKTTKNDLKRTFELLKDKPVIGTLLNKLRD, from the coding sequence GTGAGCAAAATACAGAAAGCACTTGAAAAGGCCAAGGAAACCAGAGACGATATCTTCGATAATTTAATGTTTGTCTCTAAAACCTCCAAAGACTTCGAGGAGAGTTTGACCCAGCATCGAAAAGATAAACGAGAGGGAACCCTAGCTCCCGTTTATCTTCAGACACGTAAACTCCCTGCTGACTTCCAGCACCTCAAACAGAATCATATCATCCCCGATTGTAAAGGCAGTGCAGCGGCAAATCGAGTCAAAATTCTCCGAACCAAGATTTTGAACAGGATGGCTAAAGAGGGGAAGAACACCCTGCTGATAACCAGCGCCAACGCCGGCGAAGGAAAGACGTTGACGGCCATTAATCTGGCCATCAGCATCTCCCAGGAAATTGATAGAACCGCGCTTCTCGTGGACGCCGACCTCCGCAAACCTTCCATCCACAATTTCTTTGGCTTTGAAATCAGTGAAGGCCTTTCCGACTACCTTAAAAAAGACATGCCCCTCAGCGATCTTCTGGTCTCTCCCGGTATCGAAAAACTGGTTATTCTGCCCGGCGGAAAGGCGCTGACCAATTCATCCGAACTTCTGGGATCGCCACGGATGGAATCTCTGGTTAAGGAACTGAAAGAGCGTTATTCTGATCTTTTTATCATATTTGACAGCTGCTCTCTTCTGGAGTACGCCGACCCGCTAGTCCTCTCCCGATTCATCGATGGAATCCTGATTGTGGTGGAAGCGGAAAAAACGACCAAGAACGACCTGAAACGGACCTTTGAGCTGCTCAAGGATAAACCGGTCATCGGCACCCTTCTGAACAAACTCAGAGATTAA